The following are from one region of the Coffea eugenioides isolate CCC68of chromosome 2, Ceug_1.0, whole genome shotgun sequence genome:
- the LOC113754222 gene encoding trafficking protein particle complex subunit 13 produces the protein MSSSQASHSLAFRVMRLCRPSLHVETPLKFDPCDLLFGEDLFDHPPAAAHLPRLLSDFADSSSSDLTYRSRFLLSHPSDSLGLSALLVLPQSFGAIYLGETFCSYISINNSSNFEVRDVIIKAEVQTERQRILLLDTSKSPVESIRAGGHYDFIVEHDVKELGAHTLVCTALYSDGDGERKYLPQFFKFIVANPLSVRTKVRVVKETTFLEACIENHTKSNLFMDQVEFEPAQYWSATLLQADDNCSENDSLTRELFKPPTLIRSGGGIHNYLYQLKSSVQGQPQMKVEGSNVLGKFQITWRTNLGEPGRLQTQQILGSPVVHKDIELQAVEVPSLVIFEKPFLLRLNLTNQTDRILGPFQVWLSQSDSFDEKAVLVNGLQMMPLAEVEASSSSEFQLNLIATKRGIQKITGITVFDTREKKTYESLLELEIFVDSDYT, from the exons ATGAGCAGTTCACAAGCTTCTCATTCCCTGGCATTTAGGGTGATGAGACTATGCAGGCCGTCTCTCCACGTCGAAACCCCTCTCAAATTCGACCCCTGCGATCTCCTCTTCGGCGAAGACCTCTTCGACCACCCTCCTGCCGCCGCTCACCTCCCTCGTCTCCTCTCCGACTTCGCGGACTCTTCTTCTTCCGATCTCACTTATCGCTCCCGATTCCTTCTCTCCCACCCTTCCGACTCCCTCGGCCTCTCTGCTCTCCTCGTCCTCCCCCAGTCCTTTGG GGCAATATATTTGGGAGAGACATTTTGCAGTTATATTAGTATAAATAACAGCTCGAATTTTGAAGTCAGGGATGTTATCATCAAG GCAGAAGTCCAGACAGAGAGACAGAGGATACTGCTCTTAGATACATCAAAATCACCTGTAGAATCCATACGTGCTGGAGGGCATTATGATTTCATTGTGGAACATGACGTAAAAGAACTTGGTGCACATAC GTTGGTTTGTACAGCTCTTTACAGTGATGGTGATGGGGAGCGTAAATATCTTCCtcagtttttcaaattcattgtTGCAAATCCACTTTCAGTCAGAACAAAG GTTCGGGTTGTCAAG GAAACTACTTTTTTGGAGGCTTGTATAGAAAATCATACCAAATCAAATCTCTTTATGGACCAAGTAGAGTTTGAGCCAGCTCAATACTGGAGTGCTACATTACTTCAGGCTGATGATAATTGTTCAGAAAATGATTCATTAACTAG GGAATTATTTAAGCCACCTACACTTATCAGATCTGGAGGAGGAATTCACAACTATCTGTATCAATTGAAATCATCCGTACAGGGACAGCCACAAATGAAAGTTGAGGGAAGTAATGTCCTTGGCAAATTTCAGATAACATGGCGAACAAATCTGGGTGAGCCTGGTCGCCTGCAGACGCAACAGATTCTTGGTAGC CCTGTAGTACACAAAGATATTGAGTTGCAGGCTGTGGAGGTACCATCTCTTGTCATCTTCGAGAAGCCCTTCTTG TTGCGCTTAAATCTCACAAATCAGACAGATAGGATACTAGGCCCCTTTCAAGTTTGGTTGTCGCAAAGTGATTCTTTTGATGAGAAGGCTGTTTTGGTCAATGGCCTTCAGATGATG CCTTTGGCGGAGGTGGAAGCATCGAGTTCTTCTGAATTCCAACTG AACTTAATAGCAACAAAGCGCGGAATTCAGAAAATCACTGGAATTACTGTGTTTGACACACGGGAGAAGAAAACTTACGAGTCCTTGCTAGAACTAGAG ATATTCGTGGATTCAGACTACACCTGA
- the LOC113756778 gene encoding pentatricopeptide repeat-containing protein At3g29230 yields the protein MFKGYLDYEMFNEVILLFNDMIRENVSPNGYTFPMVLKSCLRLMALKEGEMVHSLVLKFGFKSNTYVGSTLIEMYASAGQSTLPEKYHLQYLTKIAKIAVNLAPKLPHVLLQEKFVSLLKSCKKARQVKAIQTQIITHALDPSNQYTIPTLLSKCFVINQVSYAHTVFDRIRSRNASVYNAMFKGYLDYEMFNEVILLFNDMIRENVSPNGYTFPMVLKSCLRLMALKEGEMVHSLVLKFGFKSNTYVGSTLIEMYASAGQVSCACRVFAEMVLRNVVTWTSMINGFVLNGDLFSARRLFDLAPERDVVLWNTMLLGYIEHVDMAEARKLFDVMPNKDLMSWNTMLNGYANNGDVERCEELFEEMQQRNIFSWNGLIGGYAHNGRFVEVLGTFKRMLNESDVQPTDATLVNVLSACARLGALDLGKWVHVYAESNGYKDNLYVCNGLIDLYAKCGMIESAISVFRNMGRKDLISWNTIINGLAVHGHGAYALKLFSVMKLEGEKPDAITFIGILCACSHMGLVDEGFQYFQSMVDEYSIAPQIVHYGCIVDLLGRAGLLEQAVDFVNKMPVKADAVIWTTLLGACRVHKNVEIAELALQKLIQIEPKNPSNYVMLGNIYRAAKRWKDVARLKVAERDTGSRKLPGCSSVEVEDGVVEFYSFDERHSSSEEIYDALRGLMNVLLSDGYVPDFVELGQGI from the exons ATGTTCAAAGGCTATCTGGACTATGAGATGTTCAATGAAGTAATATTGTTGTTCAATGATATGATTCGCGAAAATGTTAGTCCTAATGGTTACACATTTCCAATGGTGCTTAAATCTTGCCTGAGACTAATGGCCTTAAAAGAAGGCGAGATGGTGCATTCTTTGGTGTTGAAATTTGGGTTTAAGTCAAATACCTATGTCGGTTCTACTTTGATTGAAATGTACGCGAGTGCAGGCCAA TCAACCCTCCCAGAAAAATATCATCTTCAGTACTTGACAAAAATAGCTAAAATTGCTGTTAACTTGGCCCCAAAACTACCTCACGTTCTCCTCCAAGAAAAATTTGTTTCTCTATTGAAATCATGTAAGAAAGCCAGGCAAGTCAAAGCAATACAGACCCAGATTATAACTCACGCTCTTGACCCCAGCAACCAATATACAATCCCAACTTTACTCTCAAAATGCTTTGTTATAAACCAAGTCTCGTATGCCCACACGGTGTTCGATAGAATTCGTAGCAGAAATGCCTCCGTGTACAATGCAATGTTCAAAGGCTATCTGGACTATGAGATGTTCAATGAAGTAATATTGTTGTTCAATGATATGATTCGCGAAAATGTTAGTCCTAATGGTTACACATTTCCAATGGTGCTTAAATCTTGCCTGAGACTAATGGCCTTAAAAGAAGGCGAGATGGTGCATTCTTTGGTGTTGAAATTTGGGTTTAAGTCAAATACCTATGTCGGTTCTACTTTGATTGAAATGTACGCGAGTGCAGGCCAAGTAAGCTGCGCCTGCAGAGTGTTTGCTGAGATGGTTTTGAGGAATGTTGTTACATGGACTTCAATGATCAATGGTTTTGTTTTGAATGGCGATTTGTTTTCCGCAAGGAGGCTCTTTGATTTGGCACCCGAGCGGGATGTTGTGTTGTGGAATACTATGTTGTTAGGTTACATTGAGCACGTGGATATGGCGGAGGCTAGAAAGCTTTTTGATGTGATGCCCAATAAGGACTTGATGTCTTGGAATACCATGTTAAATGGCTATGCGAATAATGGGGATGTTGAACGGTGTGAAGAACTCTTTGAAGAGATGCAACAGAGAAATATCTTCTCATGGAATGGGTTGATTGGAGGGTATGCCCATAATGGACGGTTTGTTGAAGTCCTTGGAACATTCAAAAGGATGCTAAATGAGTCCGATGTGCAGCCTACTGATGCCACGCTTGTGAATGTGTTGTCAGCTTGTGCAAGGTTAGGTGCACTTGATTTGGGCAAGTGGGTTCATGTATATGCTGAGAGTAATGGGTACAAGGATAACCTTTATGTTTGTAATGGTTTAATTGATTTGTATGCCAAGTGCGGGATGATAGAAAGTGCAATCAGTGTTTTTAGGAACATGGGAAGAAAAGATTTGATATCCTGGAACACAATTATTAATGGCTTAGCAGTACATGGTCATGGAGCTTATGCTTTAAAGTTGTTTAGTGTCATGAAACTTGAAGGAGAAAAACCAGACGCAATTACTTTTATAGGTATTTTATGTGCTTGTTCACATATGGGTTTAGTTGATGAAGGATTTCAGTATTTTCAGTCAATGGTTGATGAGTACTCAATTGCGCCACAAATTGTGCATTATGGTTGCATTGTTGATCTACTAGGTCGTGCTGGACTTCTGGAGCAGGCTGTGGATTTTGTGAACAAAATGCCAGTAAAAGCAGATGCTGTGATTTGGACCACTTTACTTGGTGCTTGTAGAGTTCACAAGAATGTTGAAATTGCTGAACTAGCTCTTCAAAAACTTATCCAGATTGAGCCTAAAAATCCATCAAACTATGTGATGCTGGGAAACATTTATCGAGCTGCTAAAAGATGGAAAGATGTTGCACGACTTAAAGTTGCAGAGAGGGATACTGGATCTAGGAAATTGCCAGGTTGCAGCTCAGTTGAAGTTGAGGATGGAGTGGTTGAGTTCTACTCATTTGACGAAAGGCATTCTAGCTCAGAGGAGATATATGATGCCCTGAGAGGATtgatgaatgtgttactatcagATGGATATGTCCCAGATTTTGTGGAGCTTGGTCAGGGAATCTAG